In the genome of Pseudomonadota bacterium, one region contains:
- the rapZ gene encoding RNase adapter RapZ has protein sequence MNLVIISGLSGSGKSVALHALEDMDFYCIDNLPIGLLAAFASDFQEHDLAQTGKVAVGIDARNRGDWLERFPEIIDGLRARGFECRILFLQADDPTLLKRFSETRRKHPLSNSRTPLSDAIVRERALLEPIAANADLFIDTSRTNVHQLRELIMESIGKTHGKGFALLLRSFGYKHGIPADADFVFDARCLPNPHWQPDLRNRTGLDKEVADYLESQPVVAEYLEQLAQFLQRWIPKFMADNRSYLSIAIGCTGGQHRSVYLVDRLAAQLGNTVGEVLTRHRELQA, from the coding sequence ATGAACCTGGTCATCATCAGCGGACTGTCGGGCTCCGGCAAGAGCGTGGCCCTGCACGCCCTCGAAGACATGGACTTCTACTGCATCGACAATCTGCCGATCGGCCTGCTGGCCGCGTTTGCCAGCGATTTCCAGGAGCACGATCTCGCGCAAACCGGCAAGGTGGCCGTCGGCATCGATGCACGCAACCGGGGCGATTGGCTGGAGCGGTTTCCGGAAATCATCGACGGGCTGCGCGCACGCGGCTTCGAATGCCGGATCCTGTTTCTCCAGGCCGATGATCCCACGCTGCTGAAACGCTTCAGCGAAACGCGTCGCAAGCACCCGCTCAGCAACAGCCGTACGCCGCTGTCCGACGCGATCGTGCGCGAACGCGCCTTGCTGGAACCGATCGCCGCCAATGCCGACCTCTTCATCGATACCAGCCGCACCAACGTTCACCAGCTGCGCGAGCTCATCATGGAAAGCATCGGCAAGACCCACGGCAAGGGTTTTGCGCTGCTGCTGCGCTCGTTCGGCTACAAGCACGGCATACCGGCCGATGCCGATTTCGTGTTCGATGCGCGCTGCCTGCCGAATCCGCACTGGCAGCCGGACTTGCGTAACCGGACCGGACTTGATAAAGAAGTGGCTGACTACCTTGAATCGCAGCCGGTTGTAGCCGAATACCTGGAACAGCTCGCGCAGTTCCTGCAGCGCTGGATCCCGAAATTCATGGCTGACAACCGCAGCTATCTCAGTATCGCGATCGGCTGCACGGGAGGCCAGCACCGTTCCGTCTACCTGGTCGACCGGCTGGCCGCACAACTGGGCAATACAGTAGGCGAGGTCCTGACCCGCCACCGGGAGCTGCAGGCATGA